Proteins encoded within one genomic window of Apis mellifera strain DH4 linkage group LG1, Amel_HAv3.1, whole genome shotgun sequence:
- the LOC100578042 gene encoding nose resistant to fluoxetine protein 6 translates to MNKALALLIILQAIRANRSIHPSNDVEGIGGAEASSCTLARSIDRSGRNGSFSNETQFCEAWKGTKKNFENGSYHETIGKFPLCAGLTSDGISHMLRFTPNFTFVQNAECREQVNVFLRELRNYKFWAMEMLDSNAKLPSSLLQGNVNQLGDFDQCLNVAARERWNGREIRIKGRYFLTLIDVDATHPITERLVFVMKAHNIFLSNLHEKRGHFFPKFPLIRWALCLPSACSNEDARSVIQHALNEYNLTAGIRFMVRADPNTSYVKHESSNYTKETIYVLCFFAIVACLVAATTMRDYLGTRGEKEKENSLERIAMGFSLRRSAKSLFKKETGPNDITCIHGMKSILAVLLSMAHRNMTLCIMPYMNRIYYSHVAKEPLSVIIRLAMIYTDSFLLFSGTLISFNMTHELTTRGEIRWFRRLVSRYVRLTPMLLVVVLYYAYVMEHTGSGPEWNINVKNADLCKKTGWMNVLYAQIFLPFEDQCASHTYQVSIDMQLSLLAPVLVFVLKFWPTLGILLALSIVSLSTILRYTIMTRNDITIMLYYGLSVEKFYSMSNLIYTIPFYRITPYVCGVALSVLLYRVGKHVKIPKLVVNLGWSLSAIIITWMLYWPRDIMREDYVFDIVSLTNFVVINQILWTLAQCWIIFACYTNNGGVINKFLSHHWFVVFSKISYSFYLIQFIFFFYEIGTIRYPDIFYIFQLINFKQMILLTLSSIVLTLIFDISMQEIKNYIMKK, encoded by the exons AGAACGGATCGTATCACGAGACGATTGGCAAGTTTCCTCTTTGCGCCGGGTTGACGAGCGACGGGATATCGCACATGCTGCGCTTCACCCCGAACTTCACGTTCGTTCAGAACGCTGAATGCCGGGAGCAGGTTAACGTTTTCCTGCGCGAATTGAGGAATTACAAATTCTGGGCCATGGAAA TGTTGGACTCGAACGCGAAACTGCCATCCAGTTTGTTGCAAGGGAACGTGAATCAATTGGGTGATTTCGATCAATGCTTGAACGTTGCGGCGCGCGAGAGGTGGAACGGAAGGGAGATAAGGATAAAGGGGAGGTACTTTTTGACGCTCATAGACGTGGACGCGACCCATCCAATCACGGAACGTCTGGTTTTCGTCATGAAGGCGCATAACATATTCTTGTCCAATTTGCACGAG AAACGTGGACACTTTTTCCCAAAATTTCCGCTGATAAGGTGGGCGCTCTGCCTGCCGTCAGCTTGCTCCAACGAGGACGCGAGAAGCGTGATCCAACACGCGTTGAACGAGTACAATTTAACGGCGGGGATCAGATTTATGGTCCGCGCCGATCCCAACACGAGTTACGTAAAGCACGAGTCATCGAATTATACGAAAGAAACGATCTACGTTTT ATGTTTCTTTGCAATTGTCGCATGTCTCGTTGCAGCAACAACAATGAGAGATTACTTGGGGACGCGTGGCGAGAAGGAGAAag aGAACAGTTTGGAGAGGATAGCGATGGGATTCTCGTTGAGGAGGAGCGCGAAATCTTTGTTCAAAAAGGAGACGGGGCCCAACGACATCACGTGCATACACGGGATGAAATCGATTTTGGCCGTGCTTTTATCCATGGCGCACAGGAACATGACACTGTGCATAATGCCGTACATGAATCGAATCTACTACTCTCAC GTGGCGAAGGAACCGCTATCGGTCATCATTAGACTAGCTATGATATACACGGACTCGTTCTTACTGTTCAGCGGCACGTTGATATCCTTCAACATGACGCACGAGTTGACAACGAGGGGAGAGATTCGTTGGTTCAGGCGGCTTGTTTCCAGATACGTGAG ACTCACCCCGATGTTGCTGGTCGTCGTGCTCTATTACGCGTACGTGATGGAGCACACCGGCTCGGGCCCGGAATGGAACATCAACGTGAAGAATGCCGATCTTTGTAAGAAAACCGGATGGATGAACGTGTTGTACGCGCAGATCTTTCTACCGTTCGAGGATCag TGCGCTTCCCACACCTATCAAGTATCCATAGACATGCAACTGTCATTGTTGGCTCCTGTATTGGTATTCGTGTTAAAATTCTGGCCAACGCTCGGGATACTTCTCGCCTTGTCCATCGTTTCTTTATCGACGATACTTCGTTACACGATAATGACGAGGAACGACATTACCATAATGTTGTATTACGGCTTGTC GGTGGAGAAATTCTACAGTATGAGCAATCTGATATACACGATTCCGTTTTACAGAATCACGCCGTACGTGTGCGGCGTTGCTCTTAGCGTGTTGTTGTATCGCGTTGGAAAACACGTTAAGATTCCCAag CTCGTGGTGAATCTAGGATGGTCGTTGTCGGCGATAATCATAACGTGGATGTTGTACTGGCCGCGCGACATCATGAGGGAAGATTACGTGTTCGACATTGTATCGCTGACCAATTTCGTAGTGATCAATCAAATCCTGTGGACATTGGCCCAGTGTTGGATAATATTCGCGTGTTACACGAATAACGGGG GTGTGATAAACAAATTCCTTTCCCATCATTGGTTCGTCGTGTTCAGCAAGATATCGTACTCGTTCTATCTGAtccaattcatattttttttctacgagATCGGGACCATCAGATATCcggatattttttacatatttcaacTA ATCAATTTTAAGCAAATGATTTTGCTCACCCTCTCGTCGATAGTTCTTACTTTGATCTTCGATATATCCATGCAGGAgatcaaaaattacataatgaaaaaatga